The genomic stretch TAGCTTCTTCTTCACACCATACGTCGTCGTCCTCATAACAGGGTATCTCAACAACCAGGGACGTTTTGTCCTCCGGTGCCATGGCAGAACATCGATTCTTTGGCTCATATCCACGAGTGAAGGGGATATCAGGATCAGGAAAGTAGATGGAGGCATTTTCAGAAAGACTCTTTTTGTCGATAAAAAGTGCCACCAGAATCAGATTTCGAAATTTGATTTTCCGACTCAAACCGAGAATATGCTCAGGTAAGGCGGGTGAAAGTAAACGAACGAGTAAGCCCAAAGGCAAAGTGCTGAATACCTCGTCAACTTCAATCCAGGTATCGTTATTTATTTGGATAGAACGAATACTCCCGTTCCGATGTTTAATGGCGGTGATAGCTGACGCGGTTTCTATGCTTTTCCCGAGGTCGTTACCCGCCAATGCATCCATCGGTTACCATAGCCGTTTGTGGGATAATAAAAGACACCGTCCAGGTGAGTCGTTTTTGTTTTGGATCCTCCTATAGCTTCCAACAGGAATGTTTTAAGATCGAGACCCTTGAGACGATTTCCCGCCGCTTTAGGTGAAAGTTGGTTAGGGTCTATGCCCCACAATTTTTTTGAATAATTTAATAAAAACCGATCAGCAAGATAGGCACCATATTTACTCCGGCTCATACTCTCAAAAGAACCGTCTTTCGTATTTTGAAACAATCGCCCGTGAACAAAAGATATAAAAGCCCGCAGTACTTCAATAAAACCCATCCTCGAGGCCAAATTAAAAGGTGAAAGCGGAAAATCGATAAACTTCCCATTGGAATAAATCTGGCTTAGAGCATTTATCTTCTGAATACGGTTTTGCATTAGATTCAGAATATCGGAAGTAATTTCGCTATCTTTGTCATGAAAGCGATGCGCACCTGAGTCATAGGAAAAATCACCTGATCGAAACGTGATCGCATTTCCTCCAA from Verrucomicrobiota bacterium encodes the following:
- a CDS encoding NAD(P)-binding protein, translated to MGQEITILGGGPAELALSHYAREAGIGYKLFEANNRVGGNAITFRSGDFSYDSGAHRFHDKDSEITSDILNLMQNRIQKINALSQIYSNGKFIDFPLSPFNLASRMGFIEVLRAFISFVHGRLFQNTKDGSFESMSRSKYGAYLADRFLLNYSKKLWGIDPNQLSPKAAGNRLKGLDLKTFLLEAIGGSKTKTTHLDGVFYYPTNGYGNRWMHWRVTTSGKA